A portion of the Mustela erminea isolate mMusErm1 chromosome 19, mMusErm1.Pri, whole genome shotgun sequence genome contains these proteins:
- the LOC116579474 gene encoding LOW QUALITY PROTEIN: carcinoembryonic antigen-related cell adhesion molecule 21-like (The sequence of the model RefSeq protein was modified relative to this genomic sequence to represent the inferred CDS: deleted 1 base in 1 codon), whose product MEPPSALPRGGRVPWQDLLLAVSLLTLWNPPTTAQVTVESVPPSATEGKDVLLQVHNLPRYTGHFSWFKGATTEENRRIVSYVVDTQKTILGPAHSDRETVYPNGSLLFRNITLKDTGVYILQIINRTYDTAEVTGQVRVFKPLAQPALHASNTTVTEDKDSVALTCSTNNPGVSIGWLFNGQSLKLTERMTLSQDNSTLTIRPVRKEDAGNYQCEVSNPGGSRKSDPVRLAVSYGRSSTGLPVGSIIGIAIGVLVGLALSSLLECLLLHTVLSEFHRIFKTDHLKIIQIHT is encoded by the exons ATGGAGCCCCCTTCGGCCCTTCCCCGAGGAGGACGGGTCCCCTGGCAGGACCTCCTGCTGGCAG TCTCGCTCTTAACCCTCTGGAACCCGCCCACCACTGCCCAAGTCACTGTGGAGTCCGTGCCGCCCAGTGCTACCGAAGGGAAGGACGTCCTTCTGCAAGTCCACAATCTGCCTCGGTATACTGGACACTTCAGCTGGTTCAAAGGGGCCACAACAGAGGAGAACCGTCGTATTGTATCATATgtagtagatacacaaaaaacTATTCTAGGACCTGCACACAGCGACAGAGAGACAGTGTACCCCAACGGATCCCTGCTCTTCCGGAACATCACCCTGAAGGACACAGGAGTCTACATCCTACAAATCATAAATAGAACTTATGACACGGCAGAAGTAACTGGACAGGTCCGCGTATTCA AGCCGTTGGCCCAGCCCGCTCTCCATGCCAGCAACACCACAGTCACAGAAGACAAGGACTCTGTGGCCCTGACCTGCTCCACAAATAACCCTGGGGTCTCTATCGGGTGGCTCTTCAATGGCCAGAGTCTAAAGCTCACGGAGAGGATGACACTGTCCCAGGACAACAGCACCCTCACCATACGCCCTGTCAGGAAGGAGGATGCCGGGAATTACCAGTGTGAGGTCTCCAACCCAGGCGGTTCCAGGAAAAGTGACCCTGTGAGGCTGGCTGTGAGCT atgGAAGAAGCTCCACAGGCCTCCCTGTGGGGTCCATCATTGGCATTGCAATCGGGGTCCTGGTTGGACTGGCACTA AGTTCCCTCCTGGAGTGTCTCCTGCTCCACACAGTTTTGTCAGAGTTCCACAGAATTTTCAAGACTGATCATCTCAAAATCATACAAATTCATACATAG